The Streptococcus pantholopis genome has a segment encoding these proteins:
- a CDS encoding RNA-binding S4 domain-containing protein: protein MRLDKFLKVSRIIKRRPVAKEVADKGRIKVNGILAKSSTDLKINDEIEVRFGHKLLTVRVLEMKDSTKKEDAAKMYEIISETRIETNEET from the coding sequence ATGCGACTTGACAAATTTTTAAAAGTATCACGTATTATCAAGCGCCGTCCTGTAGCTAAAGAGGTAGCTGATAAAGGCCGTATTAAAGTTAATGGTATTTTGGCTAAGAGTTCAACGGATTTAAAAATTAATGATGAAATAGAAGTCCGTTTCGGTCATAAATTATTGACGGTGCGTGTTTTAGAAATGAAAGACAGTACAAAAAAAGAAGATGCAGCTAAAATGTATGAAATAATAAGTGAGACAAGGATCGAAACAAATGAAGAAACCTAA
- the pth gene encoding aminoacyl-tRNA hydrolase, which yields MVKMIAGLGNPGSKYKDTRHNIGFMAIDKIVKELDTTFTEDKTFKAEIGSAFLKGEKIYFVKPTTFMNNSGIAIRALLTYYNISLRDFIVIYDDLDMKTGKVRFRQKGSAGGHNGIKSLIAQLKTQEFNRIKIGIGRPKDSRTVIDYVLSKFTEEELDTIHTALNKVDKAVKFYLQDDDFEKVVHRFNG from the coding sequence ATGGTAAAAATGATTGCTGGATTAGGTAATCCAGGTTCAAAATATAAAGACACACGTCATAATATTGGCTTTATGGCCATTGACAAAATTGTAAAAGAACTTGACACAACCTTTACAGAAGATAAAACGTTTAAAGCTGAAATTGGTTCTGCGTTTCTTAAGGGTGAGAAAATTTATTTTGTGAAACCAACTACTTTTATGAATAATAGCGGTATTGCTATTAGGGCTTTGCTGACTTACTATAATATTTCATTGAGAGATTTTATTGTTATCTATGATGATTTAGATATGAAAACAGGTAAAGTCCGTTTCCGCCAAAAAGGATCTGCCGGTGGTCACAATGGAATAAAATCCCTTATTGCTCAGTTAAAGACACAAGAATTTAATCGTATTAAAATTGGTATTGGGCGGCCTAAAGACAGCAGAACTGTTATTGATTATGTACTCAGTAAATTTACTGAAGAAGAGCTTGATACAATCCATACTGCACTTAATAAAGTTGACAAGGCTGTCAAGTTTTATTTACAAGATGATGATTTTGAAAAAGTTGTGCATCGATTTAATGGGTAA
- the hpt gene encoding hypoxanthine phosphoribosyltransferase — MLEQDIERILYSEKEIIDKTKELGRQLTKDYHGKNPLLVGVLKGSVPFMAELMKHIDTQVEIDFMVVSSYHGGTRSSGEVKILKDVDTNVEGRDVIFIEDIIDTGRTLKYLRDMFKYRQAKSVKIATLFDKPEGRVVDIDADYICYNVPNEFIVGFGLDYAEKYRNLPYVGVLKEKVYSE, encoded by the coding sequence ATGCTTGAACAGGACATTGAAAGAATCCTTTATTCAGAAAAAGAAATTATTGATAAAACAAAAGAGCTTGGAAGGCAGCTGACAAAAGACTATCATGGTAAAAACCCGCTTTTAGTAGGTGTTTTAAAAGGTTCGGTCCCCTTTATGGCTGAATTAATGAAACATATCGATACTCAGGTCGAAATTGATTTTATGGTCGTGTCAAGTTACCACGGTGGAACAAGGAGCAGCGGCGAAGTTAAAATCCTTAAGGATGTAGACACTAATGTTGAAGGGCGAGATGTTATTTTTATTGAAGATATTATTGATACAGGGCGCACTTTAAAGTATCTGCGTGATATGTTTAAATACCGACAAGCTAAATCTGTAAAGATTGCTACTTTGTTTGATAAACCAGAAGGTCGTGTGGTAGATATTGATGCAGATTATATTTGTTATAATGTTCCAAATGAATTTATTGTAGGTTTTGGCTTGGATTATGCTGAAAAATACCGTAATCTCCCATATGTTGGTGTTTTAAAAGAGAAGGTTTATTCAGAATAA
- the tilS gene encoding tRNA lysidine(34) synthetase TilS translates to MNQKILTHIQEKAYFTKHHKVLIAVSGGADSMNLLHFLYAHRKELAIKIGIAHVNYKQRPEADDEEAYLKKWAFNHSVPIFTRDFSGSFSENAARRFRYFFFKEVMSSEHYTAVVTAHHADDQAETIFMRLIRGSRLRHLSGIADRQTFGTGELIRPFLPFPKEDWPDIFHFEDASNHTSAFLRNRVRNHYLPALGAENPKIKESLQSLGAESRFIFQALKDLTARIKTTDCHEFLQQTEPVQMVLLQDYLEEFPDLQVSKGQFNEIMHLIQTRANCTYAIKKGYYLLKSYDSFEIKKISPETYRLPKEKVVECDSIVKYGQYRFSFKQCPDNKETEIPIFSLSPILLREKRDGDRIHFGKFTKKLSRLFIDEKFSFQERASAVIGEQEGDIIFVLAAGKTYLRKASNRDIMEATLHIEKLEDR, encoded by the coding sequence ATGAATCAAAAAATTTTAACTCATATTCAGGAAAAAGCTTATTTTACAAAACACCATAAAGTTTTAATCGCTGTATCTGGCGGGGCTGATTCAATGAATTTACTGCATTTTTTATATGCTCATCGAAAAGAGCTGGCTATCAAAATTGGAATTGCTCATGTTAATTATAAGCAACGTCCGGAAGCAGATGATGAAGAAGCTTATCTAAAGAAGTGGGCATTCAATCATAGTGTTCCTATTTTTACGCGTGACTTCTCTGGCTCTTTTTCAGAGAATGCGGCCCGCCGGTTCCGTTATTTCTTTTTTAAGGAAGTGATGTCTTCAGAACATTATACTGCTGTGGTTACTGCTCACCATGCTGATGATCAAGCTGAGACTATTTTTATGCGGCTGATTCGTGGGAGTCGGCTGCGCCATTTATCTGGTATTGCAGACCGTCAAACATTTGGTACCGGCGAGCTTATTCGACCCTTTCTACCTTTTCCTAAAGAGGATTGGCCGGATATTTTCCATTTTGAGGATGCTTCTAACCACACATCAGCTTTTTTAAGAAACCGTGTCCGCAATCACTATTTGCCGGCTTTAGGAGCAGAAAATCCGAAGATTAAGGAGTCTCTCCAAAGTTTAGGAGCAGAGAGTCGATTTATTTTTCAGGCTTTAAAAGACTTGACAGCTCGTATTAAGACAACTGACTGCCATGAATTTTTACAGCAGACCGAACCGGTACAAATGGTTTTACTGCAGGATTATTTGGAAGAATTTCCTGATTTACAGGTAAGTAAGGGACAGTTTAATGAGATAATGCATCTTATTCAAACGCGTGCTAATTGTACCTATGCTATCAAAAAAGGCTATTACCTGCTTAAAAGTTATGACTCATTTGAAATTAAAAAAATCAGCCCTGAGACCTATAGGCTGCCTAAAGAAAAAGTGGTAGAATGTGACAGTATAGTCAAATATGGTCAGTACCGATTTTCTTTCAAACAGTGTCCAGATAATAAGGAAACAGAGATTCCGATTTTTAGTTTAAGTCCGATTTTACTGCGGGAAAAACGAGATGGTGATCGTATTCATTTTGGAAAATTCACAAAAAAACTAAGCCGGCTTTTTATTGATGAAAAATTCTCTTTTCAGGAAAGGGCAAGTGCTGTTATTGGAGAGCAGGAAGGCGACATCATTTTTGTTCTGGCTGCCGGTAAAACTTATTTGAGAAAAGCGTCTAATCGTGATATAATGGAAGCCACATTGCATATTGAGAAATTAGAAGACAGGTGA
- a CDS encoding serine hydrolase: protein MKQLLAFMLIPFCLAPLLLYSSEKSEWSNEMQYSLISNVATDAFYFDKIPNNPNLYHSASSYKDSNLTAVSHTIKPNSKITITGMIINDNLIPVFVLSDGTYIEASHQIIYDDIVYSQEKVDLDYWLEEDFKVYNQPLVYGSKEVKSSLTSYTQIHLTEKAVTEQGVYYKVSGKGWISEDYLSVTDNRMKKIQNLLTQKYNQPNYSIFVKQLNTQKSAGINENTKMYAASVAKLATLYYTQEQIQDGKLKFTDKLKYISEVNNFKEAYNPSGSGKISKTADNKEYNVENLLKAVAQNSDNVATNILGYYVAEQYDKDFQDEIDALSGMKWDMKERNISAEAAANMMEAIYYQDGKIIEYLSSTDYDDSRIAKDISVQVSHKIGDAYDYKHDVAIIYAEEPYIVSIFTDKASYDDITRIADDIYAVLK, encoded by the coding sequence ATGAAACAGTTATTAGCCTTTATGTTAATACCTTTTTGTTTGGCTCCTCTTCTTCTGTACAGTTCAGAAAAAAGTGAATGGTCAAATGAAATGCAGTACAGTCTAATCTCTAATGTAGCAACAGATGCTTTTTATTTTGATAAGATCCCGAACAATCCTAACCTTTATCACTCAGCTTCCTCCTATAAAGACAGCAATTTGACTGCCGTGTCTCATACAATTAAACCAAACAGCAAGATAACAATTACTGGGATGATTATCAATGATAATTTGATTCCGGTTTTTGTACTGTCAGATGGTACTTATATTGAGGCCAGCCATCAAATTATTTATGATGATATTGTCTACAGTCAGGAAAAAGTTGATTTAGACTACTGGCTTGAAGAAGATTTTAAAGTTTATAATCAGCCTCTTGTGTACGGAAGCAAAGAAGTCAAAAGCTCTTTAACGTCCTATACTCAAATACACCTGACAGAAAAAGCAGTGACTGAACAGGGAGTTTACTATAAAGTTTCTGGTAAAGGCTGGATCAGTGAGGATTATCTATCAGTTACGGATAATCGTATGAAAAAAATTCAAAATCTTTTGACGCAAAAATATAATCAGCCCAATTACTCTATATTTGTTAAACAATTAAATACTCAAAAAAGTGCCGGTATTAATGAAAATACAAAAATGTATGCAGCCAGTGTTGCTAAGCTGGCAACACTTTACTATACACAGGAACAGATTCAGGATGGGAAACTTAAATTCACTGATAAGCTGAAATATATCAGTGAAGTGAATAATTTTAAAGAAGCTTATAATCCGAGCGGCAGTGGAAAAATCAGCAAAACCGCTGATAATAAGGAATACAATGTGGAAAACCTGTTGAAAGCTGTTGCTCAGAATTCTGATAATGTTGCTACTAATATTCTGGGCTATTATGTGGCCGAACAGTATGATAAAGACTTTCAAGATGAAATTGATGCCTTATCTGGAATGAAATGGGACATGAAGGAAAGGAATATTTCTGCTGAAGCAGCGGCCAATATGATGGAAGCAATTTACTATCAGGACGGAAAAATTATAGAATATTTATCTTCAACTGATTACGATGACAGCAGAATTGCAAAAGATATTTCTGTGCAGGTTTCACATAAAATCGGAGATGCTTATGATTATAAGCATGATGTTGCTATTATTTACGCAGAGGAACCGTATATTGTTTCCATTTTTACGGATAAAGCTTCTTATGATGATATCACCAGAATTGCTGATGATATCTATGCTGTTTTAAAATAA
- a CDS encoding SP_0009 family protein, with amino-acid sequence MEDLIGTIEKFLAYSDEKLEELAIKNQQLREDSLSKSVERRSR; translated from the coding sequence ATGGAAGATTTAATTGGAACTATTGAAAAATTTTTAGCCTATTCTGATGAGAAATTAGAAGAATTGGCGATAAAAAATCAACAACTGAGAGAAGACAGTCTGTCAAAATCTGTTGAAAGGAGGAGTCGATGA
- a CDS encoding helix-turn-helix domain-containing protein produces the protein MMQKSRTAAPVHSLGEKIKTQHKYLGLSQEELAEKLHVSRQAITKWENNRGIPEIGNLIAICDFFNWELDSLIKDNQLVKEKLIADSASKKWHLLVIIYLLAVIAYIIVMTFTARLFMVGLLVATVFMLFYELRIFVKEKIYQQQLPKD, from the coding sequence ATGATGCAAAAAAGCAGAACAGCTGCCCCAGTTCACAGCTTAGGTGAAAAAATAAAAACTCAGCATAAATATCTAGGCTTATCTCAGGAAGAATTAGCAGAGAAACTTCATGTATCTCGTCAAGCAATAACAAAGTGGGAAAATAACAGAGGTATTCCAGAAATTGGGAATCTGATAGCTATCTGTGATTTTTTTAATTGGGAGTTGGATAGCCTTATTAAGGATAATCAGCTGGTCAAAGAAAAATTAATCGCAGACAGTGCTTCAAAAAAGTGGCACTTACTTGTCATTATATATTTACTTGCTGTCATCGCTTATATTATAGTAATGACCTTTACAGCAAGACTATTCATGGTTGGTCTGTTGGTTGCGACAGTTTTTATGCTTTTTTATGAGTTAAGAATTTTCGTTAAAGAAAAAATTTATCAGCAGCAATTACCCAAAGATTAA
- a CDS encoding RDD family protein codes for MVAANNDISLKSRIKELFVDYLLIISYLVILLLLSLSFYVFIFGKIPSFTLLQSQLIAGLTSVVPVVIGFSWLDYCGGSFGKRKAGLRLSYQKKTFLAASIRNIIKFFPWQLGHMGTIDGIYTDYTSLFGHICTSASLILLFILLWMGLFRKDKRHLGDLLAGTQVVKKESEAKTSNSYLSI; via the coding sequence ATGGTAGCAGCAAATAATGATATCTCATTAAAATCCCGTATCAAAGAGCTGTTTGTTGACTATCTGCTGATTATTTCTTATCTTGTTATTTTACTTCTACTGTCGCTTAGTTTTTATGTCTTTATTTTCGGCAAAATTCCCTCCTTCACTTTGCTTCAGTCGCAGCTAATAGCTGGATTAACTTCTGTTGTACCAGTTGTCATAGGTTTTTCCTGGTTGGATTATTGTGGCGGTAGTTTCGGGAAAAGAAAGGCAGGACTCAGACTTTCCTATCAGAAGAAGACGTTTTTGGCTGCTTCAATTCGTAACATCATTAAATTTTTTCCTTGGCAGTTAGGGCATATGGGAACGATTGATGGCATTTATACAGATTATACCAGTTTATTTGGTCATATTTGCACTTCTGCTAGTTTGATTTTACTGTTTATTTTGCTATGGATGGGACTTTTTAGGAAGGATAAGCGTCATTTGGGAGATTTGTTAGCAGGAACTCAAGTTGTGAAAAAAGAGTCTGAGGCAAAAACCTCAAACTCTTACCTGTCCATTTAA
- the mfd gene encoding transcription-repair coupling factor yields the protein MNIVDLFSQNKKIQSWHAGILTAKRQLLMGLSGSSKAAVIASAYHSAADKLVVVTSTQNEAEKLANDLGSLISGENVYSFFADDAAAAEFVFASFDRAVSRLAALHFLSSENEKGILITNTAGMRILLPSPKTYQESYLSFEVGKEYRLDKIVKKLSNIGYKKVKQVSHSGEFSQRGAILDIYDINASLPYRFEFFGDEIDSIRQFDSETQKSLNRIKKVIVSPADDVILSDQDFDRFTSVLKEQMAVVKDEILHSYLNELLYASQSYFRHKDIRKFLNLVYENEWTLLDYIPKGTPLIFDDFQKITDFNNRFDTEVAGILTDDLQSSKALSTSNYFSDVYKKLQSYQPASFFSNFHKGLGRIKFDESYQFTQYAMQDFFNQFSILIDEIKRYQKTQNTVLIQASSQHSLERLQESLKEYDFDVPVSTIDDIQSKKVQMIVGDLSNGFYFADEKLVLITEHEIYHKRSKGRVRRSQHITNAERLKDYNELVKGDYIVHNVHGIGRFLGIETIEVGGVHRDYITIQYQNSDRVSIPVEQIETLSKYLSADGKEPKINKLNDGRFQRTKQKVTQQVENIADSLISLYAERSQLEGFPFSPDDDLQRAFDGDFAYVETEDQLRSIKEVKADMEKAKPMDRLLVGDVGFGKTEVAMRAAFKAVNNHKQVAVLVPTTVLAQQHYSNFRERFENYPINVDVLSRFRSKKEQQNTLEQLKKGQIDIIIGTHRLLSKDVAFADLGLIVIDEEQRFGVKHKERLKALKTKVDVLTLTATPIPRTLHMSMLGIRDLSVIETPPTNRYPVQTYVLENNPDIIREAIIREIEREGQIFYIYNKVDTIDKKVYELQQLVPEASIGFVHGQMSEIQLENTLIDFINGDYDVLVATTIIETGIDISNVNTLFIEDADRMGLSTLYQLRGRVGRSNRIAYAYLMYHPTKILSEVSEKRLDAVKGFTELGSGFKIAMRDLAIRGAGNILGSSQSGFIDSVGYEMYTQLLEEALAVKQGKSKIRQKGNAEINLQIDAYLPTEYIEDERQKIEIYKRIRQIENRQDYENLQDELIDRFGDYPDQVAYLLEIGLLKAYMDFAFAEFVERKQDSIKIRFEKTSLKFYLTQDYFEALAKTDLKASIGEYDGKIEIIFNVKNKKNYEILEELMKFGQALSTIKDRKN from the coding sequence ATGAATATAGTAGATTTATTTAGCCAAAATAAAAAAATTCAAAGCTGGCATGCAGGTATATTGACTGCAAAACGCCAGCTTCTTATGGGACTCTCTGGCTCAAGCAAGGCTGCTGTTATTGCATCTGCTTACCATAGTGCAGCTGATAAATTGGTTGTTGTCACTTCAACTCAAAATGAAGCTGAAAAACTGGCTAATGATTTGGGCAGTTTGATTAGCGGAGAAAATGTTTATTCATTTTTTGCTGACGACGCAGCTGCAGCAGAATTTGTTTTTGCCTCATTTGATAGGGCTGTTTCCCGATTGGCGGCTCTTCATTTTTTAAGTTCTGAAAACGAAAAAGGAATCTTAATTACTAATACAGCTGGAATGCGTATTCTTTTACCAAGTCCTAAAACCTATCAAGAAAGCTATTTATCCTTTGAAGTAGGAAAAGAGTACAGGCTTGACAAAATTGTAAAGAAATTATCGAATATCGGCTATAAAAAAGTAAAACAAGTATCTCATTCAGGAGAATTCAGTCAACGAGGAGCTATTTTAGATATATACGATATTAATGCAAGTCTGCCTTATCGATTTGAATTTTTTGGAGACGAAATTGACAGTATCCGACAATTTGATAGTGAGACTCAAAAATCTTTAAATCGTATAAAAAAAGTAATTGTCTCACCTGCAGATGATGTTATACTATCCGATCAAGACTTTGACAGATTTACTTCTGTTTTAAAAGAACAAATGGCAGTTGTAAAAGATGAAATTTTGCATTCCTATTTGAATGAATTGCTGTATGCCAGTCAAAGCTATTTTAGACATAAGGATATTCGTAAGTTTTTGAATCTTGTTTACGAAAATGAATGGACTTTACTAGATTATATCCCCAAAGGAACACCATTAATTTTTGATGATTTTCAAAAAATAACAGATTTTAATAATCGATTTGATACGGAAGTTGCTGGTATCTTGACAGATGATTTACAAAGCAGTAAAGCATTGTCAACTTCAAATTACTTTTCTGATGTTTACAAAAAGTTACAAAGTTATCAACCAGCCAGCTTTTTTTCAAATTTTCATAAAGGTTTGGGACGAATAAAATTTGATGAAAGTTATCAATTTACACAGTACGCAATGCAGGATTTTTTCAATCAATTTTCTATATTAATTGATGAGATAAAACGTTATCAGAAAACACAAAATACAGTTTTGATACAAGCAAGTTCACAGCACAGTCTGGAACGTTTGCAGGAATCATTGAAAGAGTACGATTTTGACGTTCCTGTAAGCACAATAGATGATATTCAAAGCAAAAAAGTTCAAATGATTGTGGGGGATTTATCAAACGGATTTTATTTTGCTGATGAAAAACTTGTTTTAATCACAGAACATGAGATTTACCATAAGCGATCGAAAGGGAGAGTGCGACGTTCACAGCATATTACCAATGCTGAGCGTTTAAAAGATTATAACGAGTTAGTCAAGGGAGATTATATTGTTCATAATGTTCATGGAATCGGGCGTTTCTTAGGAATTGAAACGATTGAAGTAGGAGGCGTTCATCGTGATTACATAACCATTCAATATCAGAATTCAGATCGCGTCTCTATTCCTGTTGAGCAAATTGAAACACTGTCTAAATATTTATCAGCTGACGGCAAAGAACCCAAAATCAACAAGCTCAATGATGGACGCTTTCAAAGAACTAAACAAAAAGTCACACAGCAGGTTGAAAATATTGCTGACAGTCTTATAAGCCTGTATGCTGAACGCAGTCAGTTAGAGGGATTTCCTTTCTCGCCTGATGATGATTTACAACGCGCATTTGATGGCGATTTTGCTTATGTTGAAACAGAAGATCAGTTGCGTTCTATCAAAGAAGTAAAAGCAGATATGGAAAAAGCCAAGCCTATGGACCGTCTTTTAGTAGGAGACGTCGGATTTGGCAAAACAGAAGTTGCTATGCGAGCTGCTTTTAAAGCTGTTAATAATCATAAACAAGTCGCTGTTCTCGTTCCAACTACTGTTCTTGCCCAGCAGCATTACAGCAATTTTAGAGAACGTTTTGAAAATTACCCGATTAATGTTGATGTTCTTAGCCGTTTCAGAAGTAAAAAAGAGCAGCAAAATACACTTGAACAATTAAAAAAAGGGCAAATTGATATTATTATCGGGACACATCGTTTATTATCAAAAGATGTTGCCTTTGCAGACTTAGGCTTGATTGTCATTGATGAAGAGCAGCGCTTTGGAGTAAAGCACAAAGAAAGACTCAAGGCATTGAAAACCAAAGTTGATGTCCTGACTTTAACAGCTACCCCGATTCCGCGAACACTTCATATGTCGATGCTGGGAATTCGTGATTTGTCTGTTATTGAAACTCCGCCCACCAATCGTTATCCTGTACAAACTTATGTTTTGGAAAATAATCCAGATATAATCCGTGAAGCCATTATTCGAGAAATAGAAAGAGAAGGCCAGATTTTTTATATTTACAATAAAGTTGACACAATTGACAAAAAAGTTTACGAACTGCAGCAGTTGGTTCCAGAAGCCAGTATTGGATTTGTACATGGTCAAATGAGTGAAATTCAGTTGGAAAATACGCTCATCGATTTTATTAATGGCGATTACGATGTATTGGTTGCTACAACAATTATCGAAACTGGAATTGATATCTCTAATGTCAACACATTATTTATTGAAGATGCTGACCGGATGGGATTGTCAACCCTATATCAACTTCGAGGGCGAGTGGGACGTTCCAACAGGATTGCTTATGCTTACTTGATGTATCATCCGACTAAGATTTTATCAGAGGTTTCTGAAAAACGTTTAGATGCAGTCAAAGGCTTCACAGAATTAGGATCAGGTTTTAAAATTGCTATGCGTGACTTGGCTATTCGCGGAGCAGGAAACATTCTAGGATCCTCGCAAAGCGGCTTTATTGATTCTGTTGGCTATGAAATGTACACACAGCTTTTAGAAGAAGCTCTTGCTGTTAAACAAGGAAAGTCTAAAATAAGACAGAAGGGCAACGCCGAAATCAATTTGCAAATTGATGCCTATCTTCCAACAGAGTATATAGAAGATGAGCGGCAGAAAATAGAAATATACAAGCGTATTCGACAGATTGAAAATCGTCAGGACTATGAAAATTTACAAGATGAACTAATTGACCGTTTCGGAGATTATCCGGATCAGGTAGCTTATTTACTTGAAATTGGCTTACTTAAAGCTTATATGGATTTTGCTTTTGCGGAATTTGTTGAACGTAAGCAAGATAGCATAAAAATAAGGTTTGAAAAAACTTCCTTGAAATTTTACTTGACACAAGACTATTTTGAAGCTCTGGCAAAAACTGATCTAAAAGCAAGCATCGGTGAATATGATGGGAAGATAGAAATTATTTTTAATGTAAAAAACAAAAAAAATTATGAGATTTTGGAAGAACTGATGAAATTTGGTCAAGCACTGAGCACAATTAAGGACAGAAAAAACTGA
- the ychF gene encoding redox-regulated ATPase YchF, whose product MALTAGIVGLPNVGKSTLFNAITKAGAEAANYPFATIDPNVGTVEVPDERLQRLTDLIRPKKTIPTTFEFTDIAGIVKGASKGEGLGNKFLANIREVDAIIHVVRAFDDENVMREQGRESDFVDPVADIETINLELILADLESVNKRYTRVEKIARTQKDKDSVAELAVLQKLKPVLEDGKSARSIEFTDDEQKIVKQLFLLTTKPVLYVANVDEDKVADPDKLTYVQDIRTFAASENAEVVVISARAEEEISELDDEDKLLFLEDLGLHESGIDKLTRAAYHLLGLATYFTAGEKEVHAWTFKRGIKAPQAAGIIHSDFEKGFIRAVTMSYDDLLKYGSEKAVREAGRLREEGKDYIVQDGDIMEFRFNV is encoded by the coding sequence ATGGCTTTAACAGCAGGTATTGTTGGTCTTCCCAATGTTGGTAAATCAACCTTATTTAATGCAATCACAAAGGCAGGGGCAGAGGCTGCCAACTATCCTTTTGCAACGATTGATCCAAATGTCGGAACAGTAGAAGTACCGGATGAACGGCTGCAGCGACTGACAGATTTAATTAGACCCAAAAAAACGATTCCGACAACATTTGAATTTACGGATATTGCAGGTATTGTCAAAGGTGCTTCAAAAGGTGAAGGTCTCGGTAATAAATTTCTTGCCAACATACGTGAAGTTGATGCTATTATTCATGTAGTGCGGGCATTTGATGATGAGAATGTGATGCGGGAACAAGGACGCGAATCTGATTTTGTTGATCCAGTAGCCGATATTGAAACCATAAACCTTGAATTGATTTTAGCTGATTTAGAGTCAGTAAATAAACGTTACACACGTGTTGAGAAGATAGCTCGTACACAAAAAGATAAGGACTCTGTCGCAGAATTAGCCGTTCTTCAAAAACTAAAACCTGTTCTTGAAGACGGAAAATCAGCTCGCTCAATAGAATTCACAGATGATGAACAAAAAATTGTCAAACAGCTGTTTTTATTAACAACAAAACCGGTTCTCTATGTAGCAAATGTTGATGAAGATAAGGTAGCTGATCCAGACAAACTTACATATGTGCAGGATATTCGAACATTTGCAGCAAGTGAAAATGCTGAAGTTGTTGTGATATCAGCGCGTGCTGAGGAGGAAATTTCAGAACTGGACGATGAAGATAAATTACTTTTTCTCGAAGATTTAGGCTTGCATGAATCCGGTATTGATAAATTAACACGTGCTGCCTATCATTTATTAGGTCTGGCCACTTATTTTACAGCTGGTGAAAAAGAGGTACACGCTTGGACTTTCAAAAGAGGGATAAAAGCTCCGCAAGCTGCAGGGATTATCCACTCAGATTTTGAAAAAGGGTTTATCCGCGCTGTAACGATGTCTTATGATGATTTGCTTAAGTATGGCAGCGAAAAAGCTGTTAGAGAAGCAGGACGCCTGCGTGAAGAAGGCAAAGATTATATTGTTCAAGACGGTGATATTATGGAGTTTCGCTTTAATGTATAG
- a CDS encoding FtsB family cell division protein, with translation MKKPNVVQLNNQYINDENLRKRYEEEETRRRNRFMGWILIFIMLLFILPTYNLVKSYMTLQERKEQVVKLEKEYDELAEETEAEKLLAERLKDNDYVEKYARAKYYLSREGEIIYPVPSLLPK, from the coding sequence ATGAAGAAACCTAATGTTGTCCAACTTAACAATCAGTATATTAACGATGAAAATTTAAGAAAGCGTTATGAAGAAGAAGAAACACGCCGCCGTAACCGCTTTATGGGATGGATTTTAATTTTTATTATGCTGCTTTTTATTTTACCGACCTACAATCTTGTAAAAAGTTATATGACCTTGCAAGAACGTAAGGAACAAGTTGTAAAATTGGAAAAAGAGTATGATGAGCTAGCGGAAGAAACGGAAGCAGAAAAGCTTTTAGCTGAGCGTTTGAAAGATAATGATTATGTTGAAAAGTATGCACGCGCCAAATATTATCTTTCCCGTGAAGGAGAAATTATTTATCCGGTGCCAAGTCTACTGCCAAAATAA